A window of Oryctolagus cuniculus chromosome 2, mOryCun1.1, whole genome shotgun sequence genomic DNA:
TGAGACTACTTCATATTAAACTAATTTAACAACAACagtgttttggttttatttttttttatttttttattttttatttttttgacaggcagagtggacagtgagagagacagagagaaaggtcttcctttgccgttggttcaccctccaatggccgtcgcggccggcttgctgcggccggcacaccgcgctgatctgaaggcaggagccaggtacttgtggggtgcagggcccaagcacttgggccatcctccactgcactccctggccacagcagagagctggcctggaagaggggcaactgggatagaatctggtgccctgaccgggactagaacccggtgtgccggcgccgcaaggcggaggattagcctagtgagccgcggcgccagctggttttaatttttatattgagaTCAGTTTGAAGGCAGGGGAAAACATGGAAAAACTACTGTAAGTCTTTGGACtaattgttttagatttattgtaACCATTAAATAGCATTCATATGGCTGATACTGTGATAATTGCTGTTGGAGGAGGATCCAGTGAAAGGATTATACATTCTGCATATTTAGAAATGTGAATACATTTTATCTGCATACAATTTATGCTTAAGAGTTTGTCCTGTGGATTAggttcttgtttttattttcccttctccttcccagtTCTTCACAACACTCCACATTGTTTAAttccttttgaattttaaattatttctctagTCCAATGGCTTTCAACTCTGGTTGTGTATCCTGAGCAGTGGAGCTTTTCCAAATTGTAAGATGCTTTTGCACGTGAGTAACCTAAATCTGACTCAAGATGGCTTTAAACATCAAGAAAACTAATCTGACACGACAAGGAATTTCGTCTCCTATATTCTGTGGTTGCAGCTTTGCCCTTCTCAAGTTGTCAGCTTGGGTGTTATTAGCTCTCCTTAAGAAATGAggatggggttctagtcccggtcggggcgccagattctgtcccagttgcccctcttccaggccagctctctgctgtggcccgggaaggcaatggaggatggcccaggtgcttgggccctgcaccccatgggagaccaggaaaagcacctggctcctgccatcagatcagtgcggtgtgccggctgcagcgtgtcggccgtggcagccattggagggtgaaccaacggcaaaggaagacctttctctctgtctctctttctcactgtccactctgcctgtcaaaaaaaaaaaaaaaaaaaaaaagaaatgaggatgaGCTGCTTACTATAATAAGGCAACCTTTATTTCTCCTTGTTTGTATCTactaagaggaaagaaaggacTTCTTGTTTCCCAGATGCTGCCTCCCTCATCCCGGAAAAGCAGTTACCTTTTGTGTCTCACTGGGCCAGATCAGTTTAGATCTTCCTGCCCTTGAGGGATTTGGaattacttaatgattgtatggGGTAGAATGGTTATTATAAGCTGGTCACAGTATGTAATACATGAGAGTTAAAGTGAGAACGTGTGTGTTTTTGCAAGATCTACAGGTGCCTTGATATACAGCTAAGTTTGAGAAATGCTGTTCTTCCCAATTTAAGACTTAAAAATAACTTGTTTCCCCCATATTCCAGTAGAATGAAGTTATTATGtgacctttttattattttttaaagatttatttatttgaaaggaagagttacagaaaaaggaagagataggtcttccatccaatgatggaatggccacaacatcttgaaatgggccaggccaaagccaggagccattagtttcttctgggtctcctacatgggtaggcacaagcacttgggtaatctgctgctgcttttcctaggcgattagcagggaactggattggaagtatagctgggacttgaacgtatgggatgccaactgtgcaggtggcagcttaaaaaAACGACtgacatttgaaaggcagagttagagagaaatcttccatgcactggtttattccccaaatggccacagtggtctgggctaggccaggccagagccaggaactccatctgggtttctcacatgagtgggAGGTGCCCAAGCCctttgaccatcttctgttgctttcccaggctcattagcagggagctggataggaaatggagcagccagggctgaacagTGCTCATAGGATACACTGGcaatcgcaggcagtggcttaacccactgcatcagaatgccagccccatgtgtgACCATGTGATTTAACTTATCCTCTTCATCTCTCCTAAAGAGGCTAATGGTTTGAATAACCTTGGTTAAGTCTCCAGGGTAAAATAAGGTTTAATTGAGAATAAGGATTGAAATCTTATATTCAAAATTGTCATTTAAATTTATTAGCCAACCATTTGAAATATAGCCAGTTTATAATGTCCTTGCTGTTGGTGAGTCTTTGGAGTGTGCTTTCTGGCAAATGAGTTAACCACTTAGggcacaatgattttttttttttaaagtaactattTGGAATAAAGTTCCCAGAAATCTCATTTATCTGAAACAACCCTAAGCAACAAAAGTGAACAGAATAAGATAGTTCTAAAACCCATgtacttttggaaaaaaaatctcttaaaccTGTTTACccttactttaaaaaaacagatataTCTTGCAAGCTTATTTTACAGATTTATCAGGGAAGAGAAGATGCTTTGTGAGACTTAACTGACCATACAAGTGACAACAACATGACAGTAAGAATGAAAGCAAAATCTCTATAAACTCAGGAGAAATTAAAGATACCCGGAAGTTTAGGACACTTTTTCTGGAAAATGGCTTTGTACTAATGTGGGGTCTCAGGTTTCATCATACCACAAAATAGTTGGGTATTTCATGATTGGAATGATCTTAGAATAACACAGAAAGTATTAACATTTAAGGATGTTCATATAAAAGGCATtactttgaaaatattgtaaGTCAAAATGATTAAAACTAACATTCTGTTTAGTACTTGAAAGGTATAAACTCAGCATTCCTGAAAACACCTGAGGACTACGGATAAATCACATTTTAGAGCTTTAGTTCTTTATTTGCATTTGAGGAATTAGAATGAAATTTCATccacttatgattttttttttttttttttttttttttttttttttttttttttgtgacaggcagagtggacagtgagagagagagagacagagagaaaggtcttcctttgccgttggttcaccctccaatggccaccgtggccggcgcaccgcgctggtccgatggcaggagccaggtgcttttcctggtctcccatggggtgcagggcccaagcacctgggccatcctccactgccttcccgggccacagcagagagctggcctggaagaggggcaactgggacagaatctggcgccccagccgggactagaacccggtgtgcctgcgctgctaggtggaggatcagcctattgagccgcggcgctggcctccactTATGAATTTGTAAaaaatgtactttcttttttctgtgtaAATCATCCAAAacctaattttttttgaaagtttttacaGTTTATTAATTCCCATGAAAAATTCGCACAATCACTGTAGATAAATTCACTGCAAAATCTTTACTCCTTCGGCTTTTTGCCAGCACCAACGTTGGCCTTGGCAGTTCCCCGGACCTTCTTCATCCTGTTCTTACGCTCCTTTCGCTGCTTTCTTGAAGTCTTTTTCTTCTCATACAGGCCATGTCTTGCAAGTCTGTGTTTGGGTTCATTTTTCTTAGCATAATCCAAGGAATTGTAAATCATGCCAAAGCCTGTTGTTTTGCCACCACCAAAATGAATTCTGAATCCAAACACAAAGATGACGTCGGGAGTCGTCTTGTACATTTTGGCCAGTTTTTCCCAAATCTCTGTCTTCGGCACCATCCCCTTGCCAGGGTGGAGCACGTCAATGACCATCTGCTTCCTCTGCAGTAGTCGGTTAGTCATGAACTTCCGGGTCCGGATGGTTACTGTGTCGTTCTGTAAGAATTCTTGGCCTCAGCCAAGAGCATcatcccaccctccacccccattgGAGACAACCCATCATGTCTCCATCCTGCCTATGGATTCCAaaacctaatttttttaaaagatttatttatttatt
This region includes:
- the LOC100345060 gene encoding small ribosomal subunit protein eS24-like — its product is MTNRLLQRKQMVIDVLHPGKGMVPKTEIWEKLAKMYKTTPDVIFVFGFRIHFGGGKTTGFGMIYNSLDYAKKNEPKHRLARHGLYEKKKTSRKQRKERKNRMKKVRGTAKANVGAGKKPKE